One segment of Gilliamella sp. ESL0441 DNA contains the following:
- a CDS encoding DUF1289 domain-containing protein, with protein MLDQIEFFDIQSPCKRVCETDKQGYCKTCYRSRNERFNWLQYTDSQKQEVLRLCRQRALRRYYFLLQQQKINSAKQADSQIELTF; from the coding sequence ATATTGGATCAGATTGAGTTTTTTGATATTCAAAGTCCTTGCAAACGTGTTTGTGAAACAGACAAACAAGGATATTGTAAAACATGTTATCGTTCAAGAAATGAGAGATTCAATTGGTTACAATATACAGACTCTCAAAAGCAAGAAGTGTTACGTTTATGTCGACAACGCGCTTTACGACGTTATTATTTTCTGTTGCAACAACAAAAAATCAACTCAGCTAAACAAGCAGATTCACAAATAGAACTCACTTTTTGA
- a CDS encoding zinc ribbon domain-containing protein codes for MKMCIACGMPMTCIADYPLHDLSKNYCKYCAHENGSMKSFDEKWQEVTLRYAKNHNVDYPIAKQTAYVILKKLPAWKRQW; via the coding sequence ATGAAAATGTGTATTGCCTGTGGTATGCCAATGACTTGTATCGCTGATTATCCATTACATGATTTATCAAAAAATTATTGTAAATATTGTGCACATGAAAATGGTTCAATGAAAAGTTTTGATGAAAAATGGCAGGAAGTGACTTTACGCTATGCCAAAAATCACAATGTTGATTATCCGATTGCGAAACAAACAGCCTATGTGATTTTAAAAAAATTACCCGCATGGAAAAGACAATGGTAG